The Hyphomicrobium sp. MC1 genome window below encodes:
- a CDS encoding DUF1345 domain-containing protein, which translates to MANTLKADPLPKPTRRTRWYNPRSIGRSIVLRPRVVIGALVTVTALFLLPPSFRGSVREALAWCAGGSAYLAMAFYVMQGCHSDKIRTRAARQDDSGVVILVIVLMAMFSSFAAIFGLLVEAKAASNEGKLFFAALAAATIVISWLVTQVSFTMHYAHEYYAPDHFIDKSDAENSLTFPGDTRPDYWDFFYFATSFGAASQTSDVVINSKSMRRLTTLHAIVSFFFNTMVLALTINLAASLA; encoded by the coding sequence ATGGCCAACACATTAAAAGCCGACCCACTGCCGAAGCCGACACGTCGCACTCGCTGGTACAATCCACGTTCGATCGGTCGTTCGATCGTTTTACGACCGCGCGTCGTAATCGGCGCCCTCGTAACAGTTACAGCGCTGTTTCTACTGCCGCCGTCTTTCCGTGGCTCGGTGCGCGAAGCGCTCGCCTGGTGCGCCGGTGGCAGCGCCTACCTCGCCATGGCTTTCTATGTCATGCAAGGATGTCACTCCGACAAAATCCGCACACGGGCCGCGCGCCAGGACGATAGCGGCGTCGTTATCCTTGTTATTGTGCTGATGGCCATGTTCTCAAGCTTCGCAGCGATCTTCGGATTGCTCGTCGAGGCCAAAGCAGCATCCAACGAAGGTAAGCTGTTCTTTGCAGCCCTCGCCGCGGCGACCATCGTCATCTCATGGCTCGTGACGCAGGTCTCTTTCACGATGCATTATGCGCATGAGTATTATGCGCCGGACCACTTCATCGATAAGTCCGACGCCGAGAACTCTCTGACGTTTCCGGGGGACACAAGACCTGACTATTGGGACTTCTTCTATTTCGCGACCTCATTCGGCGCCGCATCGCAGACGTCGGATGTCGTCATCAACAGCAAGTCCATGCGCCGCCTGACGACGCTGCACGCCATCGTCTCATTCTTTTTCAATACGATGGTTCTCGCCCTGACAATCAATCTCGCCGCGAGTCTGGCTTGA
- a CDS encoding response regulator: MTTPTREMAVDCASLASDVCARPLIVVIEDDYRSSMALTMLIDDWGYSCVAARSSREAVRTLGHRLGKVAAIITDIEIDGQMRGIRDAQAIAATIGHAVPTIITTGHADYAAVASPFPVIRKPFDPDILHRWLMHRIGSAMS, encoded by the coding sequence ATGACCACCCCCACGCGGGAGATGGCAGTCGATTGCGCTTCGCTGGCATCTGATGTTTGCGCGCGGCCGTTGATCGTCGTTATAGAGGATGATTACCGGTCGTCCATGGCACTGACGATGCTGATCGACGATTGGGGGTATTCTTGCGTAGCTGCGCGTTCTTCGCGTGAAGCTGTGCGGACACTCGGCCATCGGCTGGGCAAAGTGGCGGCAATCATCACCGATATCGAGATTGATGGGCAGATGCGCGGCATTCGTGATGCGCAGGCGATCGCAGCTACGATCGGCCATGCTGTGCCGACCATCATTACGACGGGGCATGCCGATTACGCCGCCGTTGCCTCGCCCTTTCCGGTCATCCGGAAGCCATTCGATCCGGATATTCTGCATCGATGGCTGATGCATCGCATCGGCTCTGCAATGAGTTGA
- a CDS encoding response regulator transcription factor: MTNNQRDTVLVADDHGLYRSGFGFLLRDRMGFRSVIEAATFDAALDRLAETPNVELALFDLAMPGISGPEGLSVVKETYPGIRVAIVSGSEERNDVVKAVAMGLNGYVPKSLADDEIVGALQDILDGRVFVPRFMTSGAAAAAISSAKQQMRSESAGTGKVGDPGGGATYKSISPRQRDVLDCVRRGLSNKEIARELDIAEGTVKIHLAALFSHYGARNRTELATRS; the protein is encoded by the coding sequence ATGACAAACAATCAGCGTGATACGGTTTTGGTGGCCGACGATCACGGACTTTACCGTTCGGGTTTCGGCTTCCTGCTGCGCGATCGCATGGGCTTTCGCTCAGTCATCGAAGCCGCAACCTTCGACGCCGCTTTGGATCGCCTGGCGGAAACACCGAACGTCGAGCTTGCTCTTTTCGATCTCGCGATGCCGGGCATTTCCGGGCCTGAGGGCTTGAGCGTCGTCAAGGAGACCTATCCCGGCATTCGCGTCGCCATCGTCTCGGGATCGGAAGAACGCAACGACGTCGTCAAAGCCGTCGCTATGGGCTTGAACGGCTACGTGCCCAAGTCACTCGCCGATGACGAAATCGTCGGTGCACTGCAGGATATCCTGGACGGCCGCGTGTTCGTGCCGCGCTTCATGACATCGGGCGCCGCAGCGGCCGCGATTTCGTCCGCAAAACAGCAGATGCGCTCTGAATCGGCCGGAACCGGAAAGGTGGGGGACCCCGGCGGTGGAGCCACCTACAAATCCATCTCACCGCGCCAACGCGATGTTCTGGACTGCGTCCGCCGGGGCCTTTCGAACAAAGAGATCGCACGTGAGTTGGACATTGCCGAAGGTACGGTGAAAATCCATCTCGCGGCTCTCTTCTCGCATTACGGTGCCCGCAATCGCACCGAACTCGCGACGCGGAGCTAA
- a CDS encoding ATP-binding protein — MRRVSLKVLIAAAISVVSLLLTIAVSYVVGHDAVSRLEQEIGQSLALLADEMQDKLDRAMFERLQSLDNMAALGRILQKTDAPDSLRTSLERFQSAYSDYSWIGFADPNGKILSATGGEYEGHNVKNQLWFRRGLKDAYVGDVKLPNAATTQRIPHEGRGASDFIDLAVPVSDDKKIIGVLGATLSADWAEEVRDTLLGSMKDAIPADVIVLNEERQVLFGPDDITGKTLDLPSIRAARPGHAGFAVERWPDNHAYVTGFSKSDGYRSYTGLNWIVLVRENQRQAFAPVRSLQRTIVITGTIFALLAAALAWVLASKLSQPLLQLADVAERLRRGQKLEFPQVSGYQEARVLSQSLRSLVKELDAQRSSLAAANQSLESQVRERTQRLAEQNIGLERAKAAAESATEAKSRFLAAASHDLRQPLHALTLFARALSRRVSGNEATTLVAQMEEGLRGLKGMFDALLNVSRLDAKLIEPTKTPVSMSELIERISVGSRVEAEQNGLKFLSRGRDWVIETDAALLETIIRNLVSNALKFTKHGGVILAARCRDGQRVIDVYDTGPGLSDDRREQIFEEFSRAAHRAYGANDGLGLGLSIARRYAELLDMRIAVSSRPGYGSRFSIVLPKNAVVEQMQRPPALTTLEPSISGMRILILDDDPLIVAALTKDLEDRGNVAFGYQRNTDAEAALDNGLVIDAAVLDFDLRGAETGLEFIRRMAKKSGEEIPSILLSGGTDSATLAILAKAGFPWLTKPADPELIAATLGAILKAHMKSRNGFDAEFGAEMNAG, encoded by the coding sequence ATGCGCCGTGTATCGTTGAAAGTATTGATTGCAGCCGCGATTTCGGTCGTTTCGCTTTTGCTGACGATTGCCGTGTCCTATGTCGTCGGGCACGACGCAGTGAGCCGCCTGGAGCAGGAAATCGGCCAATCTCTGGCGCTGCTCGCTGACGAAATGCAGGACAAGCTCGACCGTGCGATGTTCGAGCGTTTGCAATCTCTCGACAACATGGCGGCGCTCGGCCGTATCCTGCAAAAAACCGACGCACCGGATTCGCTGCGCACGTCTCTCGAAAGATTTCAAAGCGCCTATTCTGATTATTCCTGGATCGGCTTTGCCGATCCCAACGGTAAAATCCTGAGCGCAACGGGCGGCGAATACGAGGGTCATAACGTCAAGAACCAGCTTTGGTTCAGGCGCGGACTAAAAGACGCCTATGTCGGCGACGTCAAACTGCCCAACGCCGCCACCACACAGCGTATTCCCCACGAGGGACGCGGAGCATCGGATTTCATTGATCTTGCCGTTCCGGTTTCGGACGACAAGAAAATCATCGGTGTGCTCGGCGCAACATTGAGCGCCGACTGGGCTGAAGAAGTCCGCGACACGCTTCTCGGCAGCATGAAAGACGCGATCCCCGCTGATGTGATCGTTCTGAACGAAGAGCGCCAAGTTCTGTTCGGGCCTGACGACATCACTGGAAAAACACTCGATTTGCCGAGCATTCGCGCCGCCCGCCCAGGTCATGCCGGCTTTGCCGTCGAACGCTGGCCGGACAACCATGCTTACGTCACCGGTTTTTCGAAAAGCGACGGCTATCGCTCGTATACAGGTTTGAACTGGATCGTCCTGGTACGCGAAAACCAGCGGCAAGCCTTCGCACCCGTCCGCAGCCTCCAGCGGACGATTGTGATCACCGGCACGATCTTTGCGCTTCTTGCAGCCGCGCTTGCATGGGTCCTGGCCAGCAAACTATCGCAACCGTTGCTCCAGCTGGCCGACGTTGCCGAACGCCTGAGACGCGGCCAGAAACTCGAATTCCCGCAGGTCTCAGGCTATCAGGAAGCCCGCGTCCTCTCGCAATCGCTGCGATCCCTCGTGAAGGAATTGGACGCCCAGCGATCATCTCTCGCGGCCGCCAACCAATCGCTGGAAAGTCAGGTACGAGAACGCACACAGCGGCTCGCTGAGCAGAACATAGGCCTTGAACGAGCGAAGGCCGCCGCCGAAAGCGCGACTGAAGCCAAATCGCGCTTCCTCGCCGCTGCCAGCCATGACTTGCGCCAGCCCCTTCACGCCCTGACATTGTTCGCACGCGCCCTCTCTCGCCGTGTCAGCGGCAACGAGGCGACGACACTCGTGGCGCAAATGGAAGAAGGCCTGCGCGGCCTGAAAGGCATGTTCGATGCGCTACTGAACGTATCCCGCCTCGACGCGAAACTCATCGAGCCCACGAAAACGCCAGTTTCCATGAGCGAGCTCATCGAACGCATCTCCGTCGGATCGCGCGTCGAAGCTGAGCAAAACGGCTTGAAATTCCTGAGCCGCGGCCGCGATTGGGTAATCGAGACCGATGCTGCACTGCTCGAAACGATTATCCGCAATCTCGTCTCGAACGCGCTGAAATTTACCAAACACGGCGGCGTCATTCTTGCTGCCCGCTGCCGAGACGGACAGCGCGTCATCGATGTCTACGATACCGGCCCCGGCCTATCGGATGATCGCCGAGAACAGATCTTCGAAGAATTCTCGCGTGCTGCCCATCGCGCTTACGGCGCAAACGACGGCCTTGGCCTGGGACTGTCCATCGCGCGCCGCTACGCCGAGCTGCTGGACATGCGGATCGCCGTCTCCTCAAGACCCGGATACGGCTCGCGTTTTTCCATCGTCTTGCCGAAAAACGCCGTCGTCGAACAAATGCAGCGCCCGCCGGCGCTCACAACGCTGGAGCCCAGCATCAGCGGCATGCGGATTTTGATATTGGACGACGATCCCCTGATCGTCGCTGCACTGACGAAGGACTTGGAAGACCGGGGCAACGTTGCTTTCGGCTACCAACGCAACACCGACGCCGAGGCAGCACTCGACAACGGACTCGTCATTGACGCTGCCGTCCTTGACTTCGATTTGCGCGGCGCTGAAACCGGACTTGAATTCATCAGACGAATGGCAAAGAAATCGGGTGAAGAGATTCCAAGCATCCTGTTATCGGGCGGCACGGATTCTGCGACGCTGGCGATCCTTGCCAAAGCTGGGTTTCCGTGGCTAACGAAACCTGCCGATCCTGAGCTTATCGCAGCGACCCTCGGCGCGATCTTAAAAGCTCACATGAAGTCCAGGAACGGCTTTGATGCTGAATTCGGAGCGGAAATGAATGCCGGTTAA
- a CDS encoding tat pathway signal sequence, whose translation MILERRTFLLSSALALASGAANAAPIDPKQTFVLQHGDIKFEPWTGLPAGSGEMAKLYGDFNEAGPYLVLMKWNPGWFSAPHSYATDRIQMVLSGTWWVNSGSDFAPQDCVQVPAGGFVKRTARTMHYDGVPAGIKEPVVVAVFGTGPIKIELADPTKPTWRQV comes from the coding sequence ATGATTTTGGAACGCCGCACTTTTCTTCTGTCGTCGGCTTTGGCTCTTGCGTCGGGAGCTGCGAACGCCGCGCCGATCGATCCGAAGCAGACGTTCGTCTTGCAGCACGGTGACATCAAATTCGAACCTTGGACCGGGCTGCCGGCGGGAAGCGGTGAAATGGCCAAGCTCTATGGCGATTTCAACGAAGCGGGGCCGTATCTTGTTCTGATGAAGTGGAACCCAGGCTGGTTCAGCGCACCGCATAGCTACGCGACGGACCGCATTCAGATGGTTCTGTCAGGGACATGGTGGGTGAACAGCGGTTCGGATTTTGCACCACAGGACTGCGTCCAGGTTCCGGCTGGCGGTTTCGTCAAGCGGACAGCCAGAACCATGCATTACGACGGCGTTCCTGCAGGCATCAAAGAGCCCGTCGTGGTCGCGGTTTTCGGCACGGGGCCGATCAAGATCGAACTTGCAGACCCGACCAAGCCGACATGGCGGCAAGTCTAA
- a CDS encoding LysR substrate-binding domain-containing protein translates to MTLRELEYLVALAKYRHFGRAAEACQVSQPTLSAQIKKLEDELGVALVERDSRGVILTSYGHETATRARQILVEIQQLKESVRQNRNPEAGTVRLGIFPTLGPYLLPHLVPRTRKRFPDLELLLIEEKSSNLLSRLRDGEIDAAILALPINDSQLRTEFLFEERFLLAVSTSHPLARRNSIGIDELVDHDLMLLEDGHCLRDHALEVCQFAGANERSSFQATSLETLRQMVSADVGITLLPELATLNQSALSSSIHLLTFSDSEPSRQIAMCWRKSSAREPLFLSLAELFKTCANQVLQRPAVSQTRGQSRPAARRKIAS, encoded by the coding sequence ATGACACTTCGCGAGCTCGAATATCTGGTCGCACTCGCGAAGTATCGTCATTTCGGGCGTGCCGCCGAGGCGTGCCAGGTCAGCCAGCCGACGCTCTCAGCGCAAATCAAAAAGCTCGAGGACGAACTGGGCGTCGCCCTCGTCGAGCGCGACTCGCGCGGCGTCATCCTGACGTCCTACGGCCACGAAACCGCAACGAGGGCGCGGCAGATTTTAGTTGAAATCCAGCAGCTTAAGGAAAGCGTTCGGCAGAATCGGAACCCCGAGGCAGGCACCGTCCGCCTCGGCATCTTTCCCACGCTCGGCCCCTACCTGCTGCCTCATCTGGTGCCGCGCACCCGGAAGCGCTTCCCCGATCTGGAACTGCTCCTAATCGAGGAAAAAAGCTCTAACCTGCTATCGCGCCTGCGTGACGGTGAAATCGATGCCGCCATTCTCGCTTTGCCGATCAACGACAGCCAGCTGCGCACCGAGTTTCTGTTCGAGGAGCGTTTTCTGCTCGCGGTCTCAACCAGTCATCCGTTGGCGCGTCGAAACTCCATCGGCATCGACGAACTCGTCGATCACGACCTGATGCTGCTGGAGGACGGCCATTGCCTCCGCGATCACGCCCTTGAGGTTTGCCAATTTGCCGGCGCAAACGAGCGATCTTCGTTTCAGGCAACGAGCCTTGAGACTCTCCGGCAAATGGTGAGCGCCGACGTCGGCATCACGCTACTGCCGGAACTTGCGACCCTGAACCAGAGCGCACTCTCAAGCAGTATCCATCTGTTGACGTTCAGTGATTCCGAGCCGAGCCGCCAGATCGCCATGTGTTGGCGCAAAAGCTCAGCACGCGAACCACTCTTCCTGAGCCTCGCCGAGCTGTTCAAGACCTGCGCCAATCAAGTATTGCAGCGACCGGCCGTCTCGCAGACACGCGGCCAATCGCGCCCCGCAGCCCGTCGGAAAATCGCATCCTGA
- the ahpF gene encoding alkyl hydroperoxide reductase subunit F, whose protein sequence is MLDDALKSQLKGYLEKVVRPIEIRAAVDASAKSIEMVSLLTDITNLSDKITLVEEQNSPDRTPSFALTTPGQEISLRFAGIPLGHEFTSLVLALLQVGGHPPRVEQAVIDQIRALDGDFSFETYFSLSCQNCPDVVQALNLMAVLNPRIKHVAIDGGVFPEEVEARQIMSVPTVYLNGDVFGQGRMDAEQILAKLDTGAAARSAEKIKAQEPFEVLVVGGGPAGAAAAIYAARKGIRTGIATERFGGQVLDTAAIENFISVRHTEGPHLAAALEEHVKEYDVEIMNLQRAEKIVRKGEYLEVELANGAALKSKSVILATGARWRQLGVPGEMEYRNKGVTYCPHCDGPLFKGKRVAVIGGGNSGVEAAIDLAGIVDHVTLLELDFKLRADEVLQRKLRSLPNVDIITGAKTAKVEGDGQKVVGIAYESRSTSDKRVLPVDGIFIQIGLLPNTEWLKGALELTPHGEIVVDSHNRSSMPGVFAAGDCTTTPYKQIVIALGEGAKASLAAFDHLIRISAPDEKEVKAA, encoded by the coding sequence ATGCTCGACGACGCACTCAAATCCCAGCTCAAAGGCTATTTGGAAAAGGTCGTTCGCCCGATCGAGATTCGCGCCGCAGTCGACGCCAGCGCCAAATCCATCGAGATGGTCAGCCTGTTGACCGACATCACCAACCTCTCCGACAAGATCACGCTGGTCGAAGAGCAGAACAGTCCCGATAGAACGCCATCGTTCGCGCTAACGACTCCTGGCCAGGAGATTAGCCTTCGTTTCGCAGGCATTCCGCTCGGACACGAATTCACATCGCTCGTATTGGCGCTGCTCCAGGTCGGCGGCCACCCGCCCCGCGTCGAGCAGGCCGTCATCGACCAAATCCGTGCGCTCGACGGCGACTTCAGTTTCGAGACCTACTTCTCGCTCTCGTGCCAGAACTGTCCCGATGTCGTTCAGGCACTGAACCTGATGGCCGTCCTCAATCCGCGCATCAAGCACGTCGCGATCGACGGCGGCGTCTTTCCTGAAGAAGTCGAAGCCCGCCAGATCATGTCGGTCCCAACCGTCTATCTGAACGGCGATGTATTCGGCCAGGGCCGCATGGACGCCGAACAGATCCTCGCCAAGCTCGACACTGGCGCAGCCGCGCGCAGTGCCGAGAAGATCAAGGCCCAGGAGCCGTTCGAGGTGCTGGTCGTCGGTGGCGGCCCGGCCGGCGCGGCCGCCGCTATTTACGCTGCTCGCAAAGGCATTCGCACCGGCATCGCCACCGAACGCTTCGGCGGCCAGGTTCTCGACACCGCTGCCATCGAGAACTTTATTTCCGTCCGTCACACCGAAGGCCCGCACCTCGCCGCCGCGCTCGAAGAGCACGTTAAGGAATACGACGTCGAGATCATGAACCTTCAGCGCGCTGAAAAGATTGTCCGCAAGGGCGAGTATCTTGAGGTCGAACTGGCGAACGGCGCAGCGCTGAAATCGAAATCCGTCATCCTCGCGACCGGCGCGCGCTGGCGACAGCTCGGCGTTCCGGGCGAAATGGAATACCGCAACAAGGGCGTCACCTACTGCCCGCACTGCGACGGTCCGCTGTTCAAAGGCAAGCGTGTTGCCGTAATCGGCGGCGGCAACTCGGGGGTCGAGGCGGCAATCGACCTCGCCGGCATCGTCGACCACGTCACACTGCTCGAACTGGACTTTAAGCTTCGCGCCGACGAGGTCCTGCAGCGCAAGCTCCGCAGCCTGCCGAACGTTGACATCATCACCGGCGCCAAGACGGCAAAAGTCGAAGGAGATGGCCAGAAGGTCGTCGGCATCGCCTACGAAAGCCGCTCGACGTCCGACAAGCGCGTGCTGCCGGTCGACGGCATCTTCATTCAGATCGGCCTGTTGCCGAACACGGAATGGCTGAAAGGCGCGCTCGAACTGACGCCGCACGGCGAAATCGTCGTCGACTCGCACAATCGCAGCTCGATGCCCGGCGTATTTGCCGCCGGCGACTGCACCACGACACCCTACAAGCAGATCGTCATCGCCCTCGGCGAAGGCGCCAAAGCCTCGCTTGCGGCCTTTGACCACCTTATCCGCATCTCGGCGCCGGACGAAAAAGAGGTCAAAGCCGCTTAA
- the ahpC gene encoding alkyl hydroperoxide reductase subunit C codes for MSLINTAIKPFKAQAYKQGKFVEVSDADIKGKWAVFFFYPADFTFVCPTELGDLADHYAELQKLSVEVFSVSTDTHFTHKAWHDSSDTIGKIKYAMIGDPTGAITRNFEVMREGQGLADRGTFIVDPKGIIQAMEVTAEGIGRNAADLLRKVKAAQYVAAHPGEVCPAKWEEGQKTLAPSLELVGKI; via the coding sequence ATGTCTCTTATCAACACTGCGATCAAACCGTTCAAAGCCCAAGCGTACAAACAGGGCAAATTCGTCGAAGTCTCCGACGCCGACATCAAAGGCAAATGGGCTGTCTTCTTCTTCTATCCAGCCGACTTCACCTTCGTTTGCCCAACCGAACTCGGCGACCTCGCCGACCACTACGCCGAGTTGCAGAAGCTCAGCGTCGAAGTCTTCTCGGTTTCGACCGACACGCACTTCACGCATAAGGCTTGGCACGACAGCTCCGACACGATCGGCAAGATCAAGTACGCGATGATCGGCGACCCGACGGGTGCGATCACCCGCAACTTCGAAGTCATGCGCGAAGGCCAAGGCCTCGCCGACCGCGGCACCTTTATCGTCGATCCGAAGGGCATCATCCAGGCGATGGAAGTGACGGCCGAAGGTATCGGCCGCAACGCCGCCGACCTACTCCGCAAGGTCAAGGCCGCCCAGTACGTCGCTGCGCATCCGGGCGAGGTTTGCCCCGCGAAGTGGGAAGAGGGCCAGAAGACGCTGGCGCCTTCGCTCGAACTCGTCGGCAAGATTTAA
- a CDS encoding molybdopterin-dependent oxidoreductase, giving the protein MSSFDFDQHALTRRALLRGAGTAGAALMAAPVWAGAIDLPLYGGGGEREMTTGFPQKGKMILQRTRPPLLETPWETFDKGVFTPNDQFYVRWHWAGIPESVDVDTFRLKVHGNVERELSLSLSELVRKLPRVELAAVNQCSGNSRGLFDPRVPGAQWANGAMGNAKWTGFRLKDLLDSAGVKAGSVQVRFAGLETPVIDGGPHFKKSLSVDHARDDDVIVAYAMNGEPLPFLNGFPLRLIVPGWYATYWMKMLADIEVLDMPDENFWTKKAYLIPDTPGANIKPGEKDVKMVPINRMVPRSFFTNVARVANVKASAPNAVRGIAFGGDCGVAKVETSVDGGHSWQAAQLGADEGKYGFRKWNANIASIDAGKRLSVMVRCTNTDGEVQPDKPNWNPSGFMRNVIETVDLVAA; this is encoded by the coding sequence ATGTCGTCCTTTGATTTTGATCAGCACGCGCTGACGCGGCGGGCGCTTTTGCGCGGCGCTGGCACGGCAGGTGCCGCTTTGATGGCGGCGCCTGTGTGGGCCGGTGCGATTGATCTGCCGCTTTACGGTGGCGGCGGCGAGCGCGAGATGACGACTGGGTTTCCGCAGAAGGGAAAGATGATCTTGCAGCGGACGCGGCCGCCACTTTTGGAGACGCCGTGGGAAACATTCGATAAGGGCGTCTTCACTCCCAACGATCAGTTCTATGTGCGCTGGCATTGGGCGGGCATCCCCGAAAGCGTCGATGTCGATACGTTCCGTCTTAAAGTGCATGGCAACGTCGAGCGCGAGTTATCGCTTTCGCTATCCGAACTCGTTCGCAAACTGCCTCGCGTCGAGCTTGCCGCCGTCAATCAGTGTTCCGGAAACTCCCGCGGCCTCTTCGATCCGCGTGTGCCGGGCGCCCAATGGGCGAATGGCGCGATGGGCAATGCGAAATGGACGGGTTTCCGTCTCAAGGATCTCCTCGACTCGGCGGGGGTGAAGGCTGGGAGCGTACAGGTGCGCTTCGCCGGACTTGAGACCCCGGTTATCGATGGCGGCCCGCATTTCAAGAAGTCGCTATCGGTCGATCATGCGCGCGATGACGATGTGATAGTGGCTTACGCCATGAATGGCGAACCGCTGCCCTTCCTCAATGGTTTTCCGCTGCGGCTCATCGTGCCCGGATGGTACGCGACCTATTGGATGAAGATGCTGGCGGACATCGAAGTTCTCGACATGCCGGATGAGAACTTCTGGACGAAGAAGGCCTATCTCATCCCTGATACGCCCGGCGCGAACATCAAGCCGGGCGAGAAGGACGTGAAGATGGTTCCGATCAATCGCATGGTGCCGCGCTCGTTTTTCACCAATGTCGCACGGGTCGCCAACGTCAAAGCATCTGCGCCGAATGCTGTTCGCGGCATCGCCTTTGGAGGAGATTGTGGTGTTGCCAAAGTCGAAACGTCCGTTGATGGCGGCCATAGTTGGCAAGCGGCTCAACTTGGCGCGGACGAAGGAAAGTACGGCTTCCGAAAGTGGAACGCCAATATCGCGTCAATCGATGCCGGCAAGCGGCTGAGCGTCATGGTTCGCTGTACCAACACTGATGGAGAGGTACAGCCGGATAAGCCGAACTGGAATCCGTCGGGCTTTATGCGCAACGTCATCGAGACCGTCGATCTCGTTGCGGCTTGA
- a CDS encoding cytochrome c, translating into MQRFAQTFGVLSAVMLLGATAQAKDSFDFKSESFDLPTGERMFSGPGADPVNNNCLTCHSAGMVTVQPRLSKATWEGIVKKMINVYKAPVPDADVAPIVDYLSNHPSAGK; encoded by the coding sequence ATGCAACGCTTTGCGCAGACTTTTGGCGTTCTCAGTGCCGTCATGCTGCTTGGCGCGACGGCGCAGGCCAAAGACAGTTTCGACTTCAAGTCGGAGAGCTTCGATTTGCCGACGGGAGAGCGGATGTTTTCAGGTCCCGGTGCGGACCCTGTCAACAATAACTGTTTAACCTGTCATTCGGCCGGAATGGTCACGGTCCAGCCGCGTCTATCGAAGGCGACGTGGGAAGGGATCGTGAAGAAGATGATCAACGTGTACAAGGCACCCGTCCCTGATGCGGACGTTGCACCCATCGTCGATTATCTGAGCAACCATCCCTCGGCCGGCAAATAG
- a CDS encoding M20 family metallo-hydrolase — protein sequence MLTNLKINARRLWDSLMDTAAFGGTEKGGLKRLTLTDEDKLVRDWFKTQCEALGCKVSIDEVGNMFATRSGRDDSLPPIAMGSHLDTQPTGGKFDGILGVLAALEVMRTLHEQDYETNAPIEIVNWTNEEGSRFPPAMLASGVFASVFPTAYAYEQVDRNGVTFLEELERIGYRGSMKAGDHKLSAMFELHIEQGPILEAEKKMIGIVTGVQGMRWYEVNVHGQDAHTGATPMYLRKNALLGAARIIEAIDAIGQKHQPGVATVGLIENKPNSRNVVPGEVFLTVDMRHPDEIALDAMEADFRAALETAIPALGLTYEEKKIWSSPAVKFAPELIDCVRSAAAKSNFGMRDMVSGAGHDAAYIARVAPTTMIFVPCEGGISHNEAEATSPEECAAGAQVLLDAVLAYDQTLAK from the coding sequence ATGCTGACCAATCTCAAAATCAACGCACGACGGCTGTGGGACAGCTTGATGGACACCGCCGCGTTCGGCGGCACGGAAAAAGGCGGCCTCAAGCGGCTGACGCTCACCGACGAGGACAAGCTTGTCCGTGACTGGTTCAAGACCCAGTGCGAAGCGCTAGGTTGTAAGGTCAGCATCGACGAGGTCGGCAACATGTTTGCGACCCGCAGCGGACGCGACGACAGTCTTCCGCCGATCGCTATGGGATCGCACCTCGACACCCAACCGACCGGCGGCAAATTCGACGGCATTCTCGGAGTTCTTGCCGCGCTCGAAGTCATGCGCACGCTGCACGAGCAGGATTACGAAACGAACGCCCCGATCGAGATCGTCAACTGGACGAACGAGGAAGGCTCGCGCTTTCCGCCAGCCATGCTTGCATCGGGTGTTTTTGCCAGCGTGTTCCCGACCGCGTACGCTTACGAACAAGTCGATCGCAATGGCGTGACGTTCCTGGAAGAGCTGGAGCGGATCGGCTACCGCGGGTCGATGAAAGCCGGCGACCACAAGCTGTCGGCTATGTTCGAGCTTCATATCGAACAAGGCCCGATCCTCGAAGCCGAAAAGAAAATGATCGGCATCGTCACCGGCGTGCAGGGCATGCGCTGGTATGAAGTCAACGTGCACGGCCAGGATGCGCACACGGGCGCCACGCCGATGTATCTTCGAAAGAACGCACTGCTCGGCGCCGCCCGTATCATCGAAGCCATCGACGCCATCGGCCAAAAGCATCAACCGGGCGTTGCAACCGTCGGATTGATCGAGAACAAGCCCAACAGCCGCAACGTCGTACCAGGCGAAGTCTTCCTGACAGTCGACATGCGCCACCCCGATGAAATTGCACTCGATGCGATGGAAGCGGATTTTAGAGCCGCACTTGAAACGGCCATCCCGGCGCTCGGGCTAACCTACGAAGAAAAGAAGATCTGGTCGTCACCCGCCGTGAAGTTTGCACCTGAGCTGATCGACTGTGTCCGTAGCGCGGCGGCGAAATCGAACTTTGGTATGCGCGACATGGTCTCCGGCGCCGGCCACGACGCCGCCTACATCGCCCGCGTCGCGCCGACCACGATGATTTTTGTGCCCTGCGAGGGCGGCATCAGTCACAATGAAGCTGAAGCAACAAGCCCGGAAGAATGCGCGGCAGGCGCCCAGGTTCTGCTCGACGCCGTGCTCGCATACGACCAGACGCTTGCAAAATGA